AAGCCACCCCCCGTCCGACGCCCGTCGCTGGCGCCAGCCTGCAGACACCTGGCCGTGGCCAGCGCGTGAGCCTGGAGCGCGGCGTGGCCACGCGCAGCAAGAAGAACCCGGGCAAGCGCTCGAAGAAGGGCGGCTGAGCCGTCTCGCTTGCCCTTGAGGCCACGCCCCCATGCAAAAGGCCCGCAATCGCGGGCCTTTTGCATGGGGCGCGATGCGCCGATGGCGGTGCATCGGCTCCTACCGCGCTGGGGTGACCTTGCGGACTTTCTGGCTCAAGGTGTCGGCGATGTAGAGCGTGCCGTCGGCAGCGATCGCCACGCCAAACGGTTGAAAAAAACGGGCTTGTGATCCCACGCCATCCGTGCTCCCTGCCACACCCGCCTGGCCGGCCAGCGTGGACACGGCGCCTTGAGGGGTAACCCTGCGCAGCAGGTTGTTGCCGATTTCAACGACATAGACGTTGCCGTCCTCGTCCACCGTCAGGCCACTCGGTGTGTTGAAGGATGCGCCGGCGCCGACCCCATCTGCGGACCCGCTCTGGCCGGAGCCTGCCAGCGTGGTGACGACCCCCTCGGGCGTGATCTTGCGGATGCGGTGGTTGCCGGAGTCTGCGACATACAGGTTGTCGGCCTTGTCGATGGCGATGCCGAAGGCGTTCTGGAACGACGCGGCGGTGCCGGTGCCGTCGGCAAATGCAGGTACGCCCGAGCCGGCCAGGGTGCTGACCTCGCCGTCGGGCATGATCTTGCGCACCACCTGGCCGTCGAGTTCGATCACATAGATCTCGCCCTGGGAGCCCATGGCCACGCCGGCTGGGTTGTTGAGCGAAGCGGCTCTGCCCTTGCCATTTTGCGATTGGGGCGTGCCGTCGCCTGCGAAGGTGGTGACGTCCGCGCCGGGTGTGATCCTGCGGATGAGATTGCCGAAGAACTCGGCGAGATAGAGATTGCCCAGGTTGTCCAACGCGATCCCCCCCAGGCTGGCGAACGAGGCTTTCAGGCCGTTGTCATCCAACGAGCCAGCGAAGCCCCCTCCCGCGAACGTGGTGACGTCGCCATGGATCGAAACCTGGCGCACAAGGCCGGCGACCGAATCCGTCACGAACAGGCCGCCATCGGGCCGAATGACGATGCCCAGGGGGTAGTTGAAAGAAGCGGTGCGGGCATCGCCGTCGTTGGACCGGGCGATCCCGGAGCCCGCCAGGGTCGAGACGCGGGCCGCAGTTGCCGAACACACCACGCTGACCTGTCTCGCGTCGATCATGGCGACGCCGTTGCCTGGGCTGACGGTGCAGGTTTGCCACAGGGGTTGTTGGCCCACTCGGACCTGGTCGGGCAATCCTGCGGTGGAGGCCTTCGAGAAGGCAAACGCGCCATCGGCCTTGAGCGTGAGTTCTTCGCCAGCGTTGTTCTGCAGCACCAACGTGCCTGAGAGCCCGGTCACTGTGCCGCCAAGGGTGTTCGTGGCGCTCGCGCCGTGGCCGCCGCAAGACGCCAGAAACGAGACTGCAAGGGCGATCGCGCCGCTGCGGAGCGCCCAACGCGCGGGGCCAACATTCATCGCGGGGGTGGGTGTTTGGTTCATATAACCCCTATGGGTATTGGTATTTAGGTATCAATCTAAATCTGATGAGAATGGAATTATGAATTCTTTAGATATAAAAATCAATCTTCAACAAAACTGTTAGACAAACTGTCGAGTTTTGTTAGAAGCCTCGACAAATATTGCCTAGGCATGTATATTCCGGCCCATGCCTCGAACTTCCAAACCCGCCCAGTTCTACGACGGGGGCCACCTGCGGCCCGAGGACAGCGTGGGTTACCTGCTCAAGCGCGTCCTGATGTCGATCGTTTACCAGGCCGACAAGCGCCTGTGCCTGCACGACCTCACGACCGCCCAGTGGGCGCCGCTCATGAAATTGCGCATGCAGGGCACGAGCACGGTGGCCGAGCTGGCGCGGTGGTCGCAGATCGACGCTGGCGCGATGACGCGGCTGCTCGATCGCCTGGAAAAAAAAGGTTTGTGCAAACGCGCGCGCTCCACGGAGGACCGCCGCGTGGTCATGGTGGAACTCACGCCC
The sequence above is a segment of the Hydrogenophaga sp. BPS33 genome. Coding sequences within it:
- a CDS encoding NHL repeat-containing protein, whose protein sequence is MNVGPARWALRSGAIALAVSFLASCGGHGASATNTLGGTVTGLSGTLVLQNNAGEELTLKADGAFAFSKASTAGLPDQVRVGQQPLWQTCTVSPGNGVAMIDARQVSVVCSATAARVSTLAGSGIARSNDGDARTASFNYPLGIVIRPDGGLFVTDSVAGLVRQVSIHGDVTTFAGGGFAGSLDDNGLKASFASLGGIALDNLGNLYLAEFFGNLIRRITPGADVTTFAGDGTPQSQNGKGRAASLNNPAGVAMGSQGEIYVIELDGQVVRKIMPDGEVSTLAGSGVPAFADGTGTAASFQNAFGIAIDKADNLYVADSGNHRIRKITPEGVVTTLAGSGQSGSADGVGAGASFNTPSGLTVDEDGNVYVVEIGNNLLRRVTPQGAVSTLAGQAGVAGSTDGVGSQARFFQPFGVAIAADGTLYIADTLSQKVRKVTPAR
- a CDS encoding MarR family winged helix-turn-helix transcriptional regulator, with the protein product MPRTSKPAQFYDGGHLRPEDSVGYLLKRVLMSIVYQADKRLCLHDLTTAQWAPLMKLRMQGTSTVAELARWSQIDAGAMTRLLDRLEKKGLCKRARSTEDRRVVMVELTPEGEAAMEHVPAVFADVMNQHLAGFTKTEWTALLGYLRRMLETGEALRGSE